The following are encoded in a window of Arthrobacter sp. OAP107 genomic DNA:
- a CDS encoding APC family permease, with amino-acid sequence MKTRTTAAGGAGGQPGGAVPGKGLRAGILDLGDSVMLGLASTAPVYSLAATLGLIVAVNGDYTPLILVLGFIPVLFIAYAFRELNSAMPDCGTTFIWARRTFGPWAGWLGGWGVALAGVVVLANLAQVAGQYLWLLIGDGSLAGNKTVVTATGVVFIAFMTFVNYRGIRLGEHVQRTLTYIQYISLGIFAVAIIARIAGLTGGAPAGQPFDVEWFNPAGAFADPGAVVHGILLALFIYWGWDTCLAVNEETENPATTPGRGAVISAFVLVAIYVSVALLVMMYASVGTEGIGLANADNQDDVFLAMKDVVLGPWGWLIVVAVLASVLSSTQTTILPTARGTLSMGVHRALPPKFGEVHERNQTPGFSTQVMGAAAIVYYVAMSFLSENLLSDSISSISLFIAFYYALTGFACAWYFRDTLRESARNLWFRGILPLLGALLLTAAFFISAAQMWDPAYGNTQIFGVGGAFVSGVVLLALGVVLAAVCRFLPSTREYFLGGTRVPSNR; translated from the coding sequence ATGAAAACCAGAACGACGGCGGCCGGCGGCGCCGGGGGCCAGCCCGGCGGTGCCGTCCCCGGCAAAGGGCTCCGCGCCGGGATCCTGGACCTCGGCGACTCGGTGATGCTGGGCCTGGCCTCCACCGCCCCTGTGTACTCACTGGCTGCGACGCTGGGACTGATCGTGGCCGTCAACGGGGACTACACCCCGCTGATCCTGGTCCTGGGGTTCATTCCGGTCCTGTTCATCGCGTACGCCTTCCGCGAGCTCAACAGCGCCATGCCGGACTGCGGCACCACATTCATCTGGGCCCGCCGGACTTTCGGACCCTGGGCGGGATGGCTGGGCGGCTGGGGCGTGGCCCTGGCCGGCGTCGTGGTCCTGGCCAACCTGGCGCAGGTGGCGGGCCAGTACCTCTGGCTCCTCATCGGCGACGGGTCCTTGGCGGGGAACAAGACGGTGGTGACGGCCACCGGCGTCGTTTTCATCGCCTTCATGACCTTCGTGAACTACCGCGGGATCCGGCTGGGCGAGCACGTCCAGCGGACCCTGACGTACATCCAGTACATCTCTCTGGGCATCTTCGCTGTGGCCATCATCGCCAGGATCGCGGGCCTGACCGGAGGGGCGCCGGCGGGCCAGCCGTTCGACGTCGAATGGTTCAACCCGGCCGGGGCGTTCGCCGATCCCGGCGCGGTGGTCCACGGCATATTGCTGGCCCTGTTCATCTATTGGGGCTGGGACACCTGCCTGGCCGTGAACGAGGAGACGGAGAACCCGGCCACCACCCCAGGCCGCGGAGCGGTCATCTCGGCGTTCGTGCTGGTGGCCATCTACGTCTCGGTGGCGCTGCTGGTGATGATGTACGCGTCCGTCGGAACGGAGGGAATCGGGCTGGCCAACGCCGACAACCAGGATGACGTGTTCCTGGCGATGAAGGACGTGGTGCTGGGGCCGTGGGGCTGGCTGATTGTGGTGGCGGTGCTGGCGTCCGTCCTGTCCTCCACCCAGACCACCATCCTGCCCACCGCCCGCGGCACGCTGTCCATGGGCGTCCACCGGGCCCTGCCGCCGAAGTTCGGGGAGGTCCACGAGCGGAACCAGACCCCGGGATTCTCCACCCAGGTGATGGGCGCGGCGGCCATCGTGTACTACGTGGCCATGAGCTTCCTCAGCGAAAACCTGCTGTCCGATTCCATCAGCTCCATCAGCCTGTTCATCGCGTTCTACTACGCCCTCACCGGCTTTGCCTGCGCCTGGTATTTCCGGGATACCCTGCGGGAATCCGCCCGCAACCTGTGGTTCCGCGGAATCCTCCCGCTGCTCGGGGCGCTGCTGCTGACCGCCGCGTTCTTTATCTCGGCGGCGCAGATGTGGGATCCGGCCTACGGGAATACCCAGATCTTTGGTGTGGGCGGGGCGTTTGTGAGCGGCGTGGTGCTGCTGGCCCTGGGCGTGGTGCTGGCTGCGGTCTGCCGGTTCCTGCCGTCAACCCGGGAGTACTTCCTCGGCGGGACGCGGGTTCCCTCGAACCGGTAA
- a CDS encoding glutathionylspermidine synthase family protein, with product MKRLLSEPRPDWKQKIEEQGLVFSTTTLPGGKKIEYWNESAYYEFAMDEVETLEVTAEDMHRMCLEAAKFLATGAMGPIGIGPQALELAAESLQAGDQDIYGRFDFIYDGQGGAAKMLEYNADTPTGLIEAAVAQWFWLQDVFPEKDQWNGIHEALIRQWKKLQYRTGMSTLHVAHSEAEESGEDWMTAAYMRDVAGQAGWTTIGINMSDIGWDPNLKRFVDMDNFMISTIFKLYPWELMMKEPFGHRLLQRSQNPRWVEPAWKMLLSNKALLAALWHLYPDHPNLLPAYLNDPGPLREWVAKPLHGREGDNIRIHADGISLEKPGGYGREGWCFQQYHSLPDFDGNHPVLGLWVVDGESVGCGIRESDGPVTDYFCRFVPNTIDAPAPLSAQAAAHANANKAGIAL from the coding sequence GTGAAGCGGTTACTCTCGGAGCCCCGGCCGGACTGGAAGCAGAAGATCGAGGAGCAGGGCCTGGTGTTCTCCACCACCACCCTGCCCGGCGGCAAGAAAATCGAGTACTGGAACGAGTCCGCCTACTACGAATTCGCCATGGACGAGGTGGAGACGCTGGAGGTCACGGCCGAGGACATGCACAGGATGTGCCTGGAGGCCGCAAAGTTCCTGGCCACAGGCGCCATGGGCCCCATCGGCATCGGCCCGCAGGCGTTGGAACTGGCCGCCGAGTCGCTGCAGGCCGGGGACCAGGACATCTACGGCCGCTTCGATTTCATCTATGACGGCCAGGGCGGCGCGGCCAAGATGCTCGAGTACAACGCCGACACGCCCACCGGCCTGATCGAGGCGGCCGTGGCCCAATGGTTCTGGCTGCAGGACGTCTTCCCGGAGAAGGACCAGTGGAACGGCATCCACGAGGCACTGATCCGGCAGTGGAAGAAGCTGCAGTACCGCACGGGAATGAGCACGCTGCATGTTGCCCACTCCGAGGCTGAGGAGTCGGGTGAGGACTGGATGACGGCCGCCTACATGCGGGACGTCGCCGGCCAGGCCGGGTGGACCACCATCGGCATCAACATGTCGGACATCGGCTGGGACCCCAACCTGAAGCGCTTCGTGGACATGGACAACTTCATGATCAGCACCATCTTCAAGCTCTACCCGTGGGAGCTGATGATGAAGGAGCCGTTCGGCCACCGCCTGCTGCAGCGCTCGCAGAATCCGCGCTGGGTGGAGCCGGCCTGGAAAATGCTGCTGTCCAACAAGGCGCTCCTGGCCGCCCTGTGGCACCTCTACCCGGACCATCCGAACCTGCTGCCCGCCTACCTCAATGATCCGGGCCCGCTGCGGGAGTGGGTGGCCAAGCCGCTGCACGGCCGCGAAGGCGACAACATCAGGATCCACGCGGATGGCATCAGCCTGGAGAAGCCGGGCGGATACGGCCGTGAGGGCTGGTGCTTCCAGCAGTACCATTCCCTGCCCGACTTCGACGGCAACCATCCGGTCCTGGGCCTGTGGGTGGTGGACGGTGAATCGGTGGGCTGTGGCATCCGCGAGTCCGACGGGCCGGTCACCGACTACTTCTGCCGCTTCGTCCCCAACACCATTGACGCGCCGGCGCCCCTGAGCGCCCAGGCAGCAGCCCACGCCAACGCGAACAAGGCAGGTATTGCGCTATGA
- a CDS encoding Tat pathway signal protein, which produces MDPEKDPSKDADGARNDGGSGGTGGRSGDDASRGPSKPPPWQVPKPELHPELLTPGTPGQGTPGQGTPGQGGKATPPEGTQNHPGFPQPGPVFDPFARDRERDAAARKKRSQRRTVVVGLGVTALLAGTITAIVASNEQDPDYAQVCFNEQTGERVEDTQCNSSAGRGGGLYAWYFYARGASVPGIGQSRTAYPNFTRTVPQGARTSTGYSSKGGTVSRGGFGSSSKGGSTGG; this is translated from the coding sequence ATGGACCCGGAGAAGGACCCGAGCAAGGACGCTGACGGGGCCCGGAACGACGGTGGGAGCGGCGGAACCGGGGGCAGATCCGGTGACGACGCCTCCCGCGGCCCTTCCAAGCCGCCGCCCTGGCAGGTGCCCAAGCCGGAGCTCCACCCCGAGCTGCTGACCCCCGGCACGCCGGGACAGGGAACGCCAGGACAGGGCACGCCGGGACAGGGCGGCAAAGCAACCCCGCCTGAAGGTACCCAGAACCACCCCGGCTTCCCCCAGCCCGGCCCCGTCTTCGACCCCTTCGCCCGCGACCGGGAGCGCGACGCGGCAGCGCGGAAGAAGCGGTCGCAGCGCCGCACGGTGGTGGTGGGCCTCGGCGTCACGGCCCTCCTGGCCGGTACTATCACCGCCATCGTGGCCAGCAATGAGCAGGACCCCGACTACGCCCAGGTCTGCTTCAACGAGCAAACGGGCGAGCGCGTCGAGGACACCCAGTGCAACAGCTCGGCCGGGCGCGGCGGGGGCCTCTACGCCTGGTACTTCTATGCACGCGGGGCCAGCGTTCCGGGCATCGGCCAGAGCAGGACGGCCTATCCGAACTTCACGCGGACAGTGCCCCAGGGGGCCAGGACGTCCACAGGCTACAGCTCCAAGGGCGGCACGGTCAGCAGGGGCGGCTTTGGCAGCAGCTCCAAGGGCGGAAGCACGGGAGGCTAG
- a CDS encoding MOSC domain-containing protein: MHTATVLAVCRVHQLLPDEGSVGVTAIDKRPVDGPVKVHKLGLHGDVQASRVHHGGEDQALYAYSQADADYWVGELQRELPPGIFGENLRVAGIETTGAVIGERWRIGLDVEVEVTSPRVPCATFQRRMDETQWVKRFTEAGRVGAYLRVIKTGSVQAGDHIHRLFVPKHGVTIGRWFSEPDVDAIEALRDAEADGEIRLQPEYHDRFEKMLRSVGG; encoded by the coding sequence ATGCACACAGCCACTGTTCTCGCCGTTTGCCGGGTCCACCAGCTCCTTCCCGATGAGGGAAGCGTGGGCGTCACCGCCATCGACAAGCGGCCTGTGGACGGGCCGGTCAAGGTGCACAAGCTTGGTTTGCATGGTGACGTCCAGGCCAGCCGCGTCCACCACGGGGGAGAGGACCAGGCGCTCTACGCCTATTCCCAGGCCGACGCCGACTACTGGGTCGGAGAGCTGCAGCGCGAACTGCCGCCGGGGATCTTCGGCGAGAACCTGCGCGTCGCCGGGATCGAAACCACGGGCGCCGTCATCGGGGAACGCTGGCGGATCGGGCTGGATGTTGAGGTTGAGGTCACCTCGCCGCGGGTTCCGTGTGCGACGTTCCAGCGGCGCATGGACGAGACGCAGTGGGTCAAGCGCTTCACAGAGGCCGGAAGGGTGGGTGCGTACCTGCGCGTCATCAAGACCGGCTCAGTGCAGGCAGGCGACCACATCCACCGCCTCTTCGTGCCCAAGCATGGGGTGACGATCGGCCGCTGGTTCAGCGAGCCCGACGTCGACGCCATCGAGGCCCTGCGCGACGCCGAAGCCGACGGCGAAATCCGCCTGCAGCCGGAGTACCACGACCGGTTCGAGAAGATGCTCCGCAGCGTCGGCGGCTAA